The sequence below is a genomic window from Streptobacillus canis.
AGTTATCTGTAATGACTGAAGATTTAAAAGCCTTAGAAGTGTTTGCAACTATTTATAGAACATTCTTATTATTCCTATTGATTACTTTCGCGGCCTTCATAATCTTTAGAATTGTAAAAAGACAATATGACAGATTACTAAAAGCTTCTACAGTAATGATGTGGGTAGCAAGTATGGCAGCAGTATATTATGTATATATTACAAAAGATTTATTCTATGCTTTAAAAAGTATAACTGAAAGACAGTATGAACAAGGATTACCAGCAGCCTTATACTTAATGGGTAGAATACAATATATCTTAGATGTTAAATACATAATACATGCATTAACTGCTATTATACTTGTATCAACAGTCCTTGCAATAATATTAAATGTAAGAACTTTAGTTGGAAAAGAAGATAAAGCTATTTGGAAAAAATTAAATGCTAGCATATTTACAGTATCAATGTTAGTATTTTCAGGATTAGTAGCATGGAATATATATATTAAATACGATAGTAAACAATTTAAACCATTTGGATATATGGTAACAAACTATAAACATAAAGATGATAAAATATATCTTTATGGTAGTGTAAATATGAGAAAAGTAAATGAGAAAAACCTTGATCCTAACTTCAGAACCCTTTATTTAAGAGGAGTTAACTATGAAGTAGAAAGAGGAACAGAAGAATTAAAAGCTGGAGAAACTAGAGAAATTAAAGTTAGTTTTGATGTTGAAACAAAAGAATTCTTAAATCTTAAAACAGGTAAGATTGAAGATAAAATAACAATTAAAGAAGTACCTGAAATAGTAAAATCTATAGATGAAATAAATACTAAAACTGTTTACGAATATTTAGGAAAATACGATGAAAGATATTCTAAATTCAGTAGCAAAGATGAATTAACAGGTATTTATGAAGGTAAAGCTATAGATGGTAATTCAGAATACTATGTTCTTCAAAAGATTAAATATGATGAATTAAGCTTTACAGATGCTCCAAAATTCCAAGAAACTGATGAAATATATAAGCTAATATATTTAGGTGTTATGTATAGAGATAAAAAAGAAGTAGTCGGACTTGAAGGATTAAACTTAGAGCAAGGATCATATCTATTTAATAATAAAGAAGAGTTATTAGGCTCACTTAAAGGAAATAAGATAGAAAAAGTTAAGTAGTTGGAGGAAAAATGTTAGACAAATTAAAACTGATAAAAGAAAAAGCTTTATCAGATATAGAAAAATTAGATTCTGTACAAGATTTTAACGATTTAAAAGTTAAATACTTAGGTAAAAAAGGTGAATTTACAGCTATAATGAAAGAAATGGGAAATATAGTAGCTGAAAAAAGAAAGGAATTTGGAGCACTTGCAAATGAAGTAAAAACAGAATTACAAGATAAATTTGATGTTAAGTTTGCAGAGTTAAAAGAAGAAGCTAAAAGAATCAAATTAGAATCAGAAACACTAGATATTTCACTTCCAGGGAAACCTTTAGAAAAATCTAGTTTACATCCATTAACTAAAACATTACTTGAAATAAAAGAAATAGTTAGTGAAATGGGATTTGATATAGTTGATGGGCCTGAAGTTGAAAGTACATATTTAAACTTTGATGCTTTAAATATACCTAAGACACATCCATCAAGAGAATTAACTGATACTTTCTATATCACTGATGATGTAATATTAAGAACTCAAACATCTCCAGTTCAAATTAGATATATGAGAGAACATAAACCACCATTTAAAATGATATCTATAGGTAAAGTATATAGACCTGATTATGACGTATCACATACACCTATGTTCCATCAAGTTGAAGGTTTAATGATAGGAGAAGATGTAAGTTTCTCTAACTTTAAAGCAACACTTGAAAGTATAGTACAAAGAATATTTGGTGCAGATAGAAATGTTAGATTTAGACCACATTTCTTCCCATTTACAGAACCTAGTGCTGAGATGGACGTAGAATGTGGAGTATGTAGAGGTAAAGGATGTAGATTATGTAAAAATACTGGTTGGTTAGAAATACTTGGTTCAGGTATGGTTAATATTAAAGTACTTGAAGCAGCTGGTATAGATGGAGAAGTATATCAAGGATTTGCATTCGGACTTGGAGTAGAAAGAATAACTATGCTTAAATATGGTATTGATGATTTAAGAGCATTCTTTGAAAATGATATTAGATTTTTAGAACAATTTTAAGTGGAGGAAATATGTTAATTTCATTAAATTGGTTAAGAGAATATATAGATCTTGACAAAAATATAGATATAAAAGAACTAGAAAATGCCTTAACTATGATAGGGCAAGAAGTAGAAAAAATAGAAAAACAAGGTGAAAATTTAGGCAAAGTTTTAACAGCTAAAATAGAAAAATATGAAAAACACCCAGATTCAGATCATCTAACTGTTTGTCAAGTTAACAACGGAACTGAAGTTCTTCAAGTAGTTTGTGGAGCTCCTAATCATAAAGAAGGAGATATAGTTGCTATGGCACAAATAGGTGCTAAACTTGACGAAGATTTCATAATAAAAAAAGGTAAAATAAGAGGAGCAGAGTCTAATGGTATGCTTTGTTCAGAATCTGAATTAAAAATAGGTAAAGATCATGATGGAATTATGATATTACCACAAGACACTAAACTTGGAGTACCTATGAATGAGTACTTAGGTTTAGATGATACTGTATTTGAATTAGAAATTACACCTAATAGACCTGATTGCTTATCTCATGTAGGTATTGCAAGAGAACTTGCAGCATATTATTCAAAAGAATTAAAAGTACCTACAGCTGAAGTTACAGTAGAAGGAAATGAAAATATTGATATATCTATAGAAGAAGGATTATCAAATAGATATTTAGCAAGAGTAATTAAAGGTGTAAAAGTAGGAGAAAGTCCTAAATGGTTAAAAAATAGATTAGAAGCAGTAGGGATTAGAAGTATAAATAATATAGTTGATATTTCTAACTATGTAATGCTTGAAACTAATCAACCTAACCACATCTTTGACTTAAATAAATTTGGTTCAAGAAAAGTTACAGTATCTAGAGCAAAAAATGAAGAAGTATTTGTTACTTTAGATGATAAAGAAAGAGTATTAGATAACGAGGATATAGTAATAACAAATGGAGAAAAAGTTGTAGCTATAGCAGGAGTTATGGGTGGTGGAGAAGTAGAAGTTGATGAAAACACTACTGATATCTTAATAGAAGTTGCACACTTTGATAACATTATGGTTAGAAAAACTAATAGAAAATTTGCTTTATCTACTGAATCTGCATATAGATTTGAAAGATCAGTAAATACAGAAAATATGGAATATGTATTAGATAGAATTTCAAGTTTAGTTAAAGAATTAGCTGGAGGAACAGTATGTAATATTAACGATAGTTATCCAGTTAAACCTAATACAAATATAACTACATTATCTTTACCAAGACTATATAGATTTGTAGGTAAGGAAATAGAGAAAGATAAAATAATAGATATCTTTGAAAAATTAGAAGTAAAAGTTGAAGATAAAGGTGAAGAGTTATTATTAACTGCACCTTCACATAGACAAGATCTAATAAATCAATTTGATTACTTTGAAGAAGTTATACGTATGGTAGGTTTTGATAGTATAGAAAATGTTATGCCTTCAGTAAAACTAACTAAAGAAAGATTAGAAGATACAACTAAATTTGTTACTGATATTAAAAAGGTAGTATCTAACTTAGGAGTAAGAGAGGTTATTAACTACAGCTTTATCCCTAAAAATTCTTTAGAAAAAGTATTGTTTGATATAGCAGAAGAAAATATTATTGAAATCAAAAACCCTATAGTAGAAGAATTTAGTATTTTAAAACCTACATTAATGTATTCATTAATCAAAAATGTAAGAGATAACATTAATAGAGGTGCAAGTGATATTAGATTCTTTGAAGTAAGTAAGAGATTTACTAAAGAACAAGTTACAAATATAAATGAAAAAGCTGTAATGATAGGAGAAATGCAAGTATTTGAAAGAGAAACATTAGCATTAGTACTATCAGGAAGCAAAATTAAGAATATATGGAATGCTAAACCAGAAGAATATGATTTCTATGATATGAAAGGTGTAGTAGAAGCATTATTTGAAAAAATTGGATTTACTAAATATCAAATTAGAAGAAGTGAAAACAAAGCATATCATCCTGGAAGAAGCGTTGATGTATTTGTAGGTAAAGAACTTGTTGCAACATATGGAGAATTACACCCAGATGTATTAGAAAACATGGATGTTGAAAAGAGTAATATCCTTTATGCTGAAGTATACTTAGACTTAATTAAAAAATATATATCAACAAGCATTAGATACAAAGGTTTAAGTAAATATCAATCAGTGCCAAGAGATATAGCTATAGTAGTTAATGAAAATGTTCTAGTAGGAGAAATGTTAAAAACTATAGAAAAAATAGATAAATTAATTGAAAGAGTTGAACTATTTGATATATACCAAGGATTAGGAATTGAAAAAGGATATAAATCTGTTGCTATAAGTATAGTGATGAGAGATGATAATAAGACATTAGAAGAAAAAGAAATTAATGATGTTATGAATAAAATCATTACTAAATTAACTAAAGACTTTGGAGCAACATTAAGAGGATAATGAAATATTGTATATTTCTTAATGGAGAATATCCAGAATTTAATGATTATCATTTAGAATTATTAAAAGATAGAATAATATACTGTGCAGATGGAGGAACTAACTTTGCTTATAAGCAAGGGATAGTTCCTCATGCTATAGTAGGAGATTTAGATTCAATTAATCCTGAAGTTTTAGAGTATTATAGAAAAAAAGATGTGAAAATTTATGATTATTCAAGTGATAAAGATTATACAGATTTTGGAATAGCACTACTTCATATTTGCGGTTATGAAAATGTTGGAATGAATGATAGATTTCAAAAAGAAGAAATAGATTTTTATCAAAATAAAGATGTATTAGTATTTGGTGCTACTGGTGGTAGAATGGATATGTCTATAGGTAATGCTAAATTACTTGCTAAAAATACTAATATGAAATATATTAGTCATCAAAATGAACTTATGTATTATGTAAATAAAGAAGATGTGATAAATGGAAAGGCTGGTAAAAGATTTTCTTTAATACCACTTTCAGATCTTAAAGAATTAACACTTGAAGGTTTTGTATATAATCTTAAAGATAAAGATATTTCAAGAGATATGTCACTTGTAAGTAATATTATTAAAGATGATTCAGCAAAGATAAGTGCTAAAAGTGGAGATATGTTAATAATTATAGAAATATAAAAGGGTTGTTTTAAAACAACCCTTTCCTCATATCTTCTAATTTGTTAATTAAGTTATCAACTTCATTGTAGAATTTTTTTATTTTACTTTGCATAGTCCAATCTACAAAGATATTATCTAAGAAATAGTCTGCAAATACATGGAAACTAGATACATTAATATTTAAAGATTCAACATTAGCTTTATTAAACATAGCTTTTAAATCCCTAAGCTTATAATTCACTAATTCCATTTTACTTTTAGCTTTATCAAGATTTGAATGTTTAAATAGAGTTGAAAAAGTATTTCCAAAAAACATATCAAATAAACCCCAATTTTTAGAATATTTTAAACTAGATTTCACATCTTTTAAATCTATTAAAATTTCATCTATTAAATTTCTTATATCTATTAAATCATTCATTTTTATTTACTCCTATCTAAAGTTTAATATTAAATTATTAGGACCTAATTGAGCACCTTTTAAATCATTAGGATATTTATAACTATAAATTTCTGTGTTGTCTAAAGTTGCATAAACTATAGCGTTAGTGATTTGATTTAAGAATTCGTCTTGAATATCACCTTTAACATCTTTAACTTTTACATTTTTAAGATAGATTTTTCCATCTTGGAATCTGATATCACTTTCTAAATAAACGATAGCAGTTGTATTTGTTTTACCTAAAAGAGCCCCGACAACCGAACTAGTTTCAGCAGTTAAAACTATATTTAATTTATAGTCTTTAACAAAGACATCTCTTATAGCTACTTCGCCTTTTGCTAAGAATAAATCTATCCTGTTGTCTACTTTCTGTGCAATATTTGCTTTAATTACACTATTTGGGACTGTATAATCTGTAACATTTAATAAACTACAAGAAAATACTCCAAATGATAATAATAATGTTGTTAAAATTTTTTTCATAATTTACTTGTATGATATAGTTAGTTCTTAAACTTTACCATACATCTCCTCCTTTTATTCTTTAAAAATTAAATTTTGTTCCTAATCCTATAGTGAAATATTGAGGATATCCTAAACTAATTTCACCTGTGAATGTGTTCTTAAATGTTGCTCCAAATTTAGCTTTTATTGCAAATTTGTTAATTGATCTATCGTTAACTATATAGTGATATGAACCAATAGAAGCTCCAGTATATAGTTTAATGTCTTCTTTAACCTCTCCATTTACTTCAGCAAATATAAATGGAGAAATGTATGGATGGAAATTTTTGATAGTTCTTTCATAGTCTTTTTTTTCAATTTCTAATTTGTTTTTTTCTGTATCATGTGCAGTTTCAATTTTTCTATTAAAATCTTCAATTTTTATATTATATTTTTCATTTTCTGATTTATTTAAAATCTTTTTACTTAATCCTCCTTCAAGTCCAGTTCCAAGATTTACATTTATACCATATTTTTTAATTGGAATA
It includes:
- the pheS gene encoding phenylalanine--tRNA ligase subunit alpha, with amino-acid sequence MLDKLKLIKEKALSDIEKLDSVQDFNDLKVKYLGKKGEFTAIMKEMGNIVAEKRKEFGALANEVKTELQDKFDVKFAELKEEAKRIKLESETLDISLPGKPLEKSSLHPLTKTLLEIKEIVSEMGFDIVDGPEVESTYLNFDALNIPKTHPSRELTDTFYITDDVILRTQTSPVQIRYMREHKPPFKMISIGKVYRPDYDVSHTPMFHQVEGLMIGEDVSFSNFKATLESIVQRIFGADRNVRFRPHFFPFTEPSAEMDVECGVCRGKGCRLCKNTGWLEILGSGMVNIKVLEAAGIDGEVYQGFAFGLGVERITMLKYGIDDLRAFFENDIRFLEQF
- a CDS encoding thiamine diphosphokinase, which codes for MKYCIFLNGEYPEFNDYHLELLKDRIIYCADGGTNFAYKQGIVPHAIVGDLDSINPEVLEYYRKKDVKIYDYSSDKDYTDFGIALLHICGYENVGMNDRFQKEEIDFYQNKDVLVFGATGGRMDMSIGNAKLLAKNTNMKYISHQNELMYYVNKEDVINGKAGKRFSLIPLSDLKELTLEGFVYNLKDKDISRDMSLVSNIIKDDSAKISAKSGDMLIIIEI
- the pheT gene encoding phenylalanine--tRNA ligase subunit beta, which produces MLISLNWLREYIDLDKNIDIKELENALTMIGQEVEKIEKQGENLGKVLTAKIEKYEKHPDSDHLTVCQVNNGTEVLQVVCGAPNHKEGDIVAMAQIGAKLDEDFIIKKGKIRGAESNGMLCSESELKIGKDHDGIMILPQDTKLGVPMNEYLGLDDTVFELEITPNRPDCLSHVGIARELAAYYSKELKVPTAEVTVEGNENIDISIEEGLSNRYLARVIKGVKVGESPKWLKNRLEAVGIRSINNIVDISNYVMLETNQPNHIFDLNKFGSRKVTVSRAKNEEVFVTLDDKERVLDNEDIVITNGEKVVAIAGVMGGGEVEVDENTTDILIEVAHFDNIMVRKTNRKFALSTESAYRFERSVNTENMEYVLDRISSLVKELAGGTVCNINDSYPVKPNTNITTLSLPRLYRFVGKEIEKDKIIDIFEKLEVKVEDKGEELLLTAPSHRQDLINQFDYFEEVIRMVGFDSIENVMPSVKLTKERLEDTTKFVTDIKKVVSNLGVREVINYSFIPKNSLEKVLFDIAEENIIEIKNPIVEEFSILKPTLMYSLIKNVRDNINRGASDIRFFEVSKRFTKEQVTNINEKAVMIGEMQVFERETLALVLSGSKIKNIWNAKPEEYDFYDMKGVVEALFEKIGFTKYQIRRSENKAYHPGRSVDVFVGKELVATYGELHPDVLENMDVEKSNILYAEVYLDLIKKYISTSIRYKGLSKYQSVPRDIAIVVNENVLVGEMLKTIEKIDKLIERVELFDIYQGLGIEKGYKSVAISIVMRDDNKTLEEKEINDVMNKIITKLTKDFGATLRG